From Paenibacillus sp. FSL H8-0537:
TTCGCGAATCGCTCTCTTAAATATTGCGCCGGATAACCGGCATGAATTTCATTGGCCGGGATGCTTTTCAACACCGTGCTTCTTGCTGCCGCAACGGCCATTTCATGCAAGGTGACGCCGGGATAAACGAATACATCGCTCGCCACCCAAGCGCCGTCTTTAATGACAATCGGCCGAACCTCCAGCGAAAAAGCAGGATCATTGATTTTATGGCTGCCTGTGCATAAATAAGCATTTTGGGAAATAACGCAGTGGCTGCCCACTACAATTTCATCCAAGCTATAAAACTGGACATGATCACCGATCCAGGAGAAGTCGCCAATGCTGACCTTCCAAGGATACGTGAACTTCGCCGTTGAACGAATTAATACGTCTTTGCCGATATTCGCACCAAACAGACGAAGCAGAAAGCTTCGCCACGCGTACATATTGTGCAGGGAGAACCGGAACAGCGTGCCTTGTATGAGCCACCATAACAGAACATACGCGCCGCTTCTGCCCCTTGAATAGCCAGCCTGCTCATACTGGTCCAAACGTATGAGATTTTTCATCCGATGTTCAACAACTCCTCATAAACCTCCGTCGTTCGTTTCACATATTGCTCCCGGGTGAAGGATTGCTGGAGCAGCGAATAGCCTTCTTCCCCCATCAGCTTGTAATTTTGTTCAAAAATGCTCGTTATCGCCTTTTGAAGCGCTAGCTCATCCTGCGGCGGAACGAGCAGTCCATTCGCCCCATTCAGCATTTCTGGCACGCCGCCTACATCCGTCGCTACTATCGGCAGTGAAGCCGCCATCGCCTCCAGCAGCACCGTCGGAAAAATATCATAGACCGACGGAAGCACGAACAAATCCGCCTGCTGCAGTAAATCGGCAACATCCCTGCGCATGCCGAGGAAATGGACATTGCCTAGCTTGTATTGCTGAGCCATGGCGAGCAAGCCCTGCTTATACTCCTGATCCGTATCAAAGGCAACATCGCCTACGATGACAAAATGCAGGTTTTGCTCGACTTTTTTCCTCTTCATCAAGTGCGCAGCCTTGAGCAAATATTCGATGCCTTTCATCGGCGACAGCCTTGCCACCGTAATGACGATGCGGTCTGTCTCGGCCAAATTCAGCTCCTGGCGCAGCAGGCTGCTGGCCGTTTCACTAAGCGCGGAGGGCGCGGCCACCTCAATGCCATTATGTATTTTAATCAGCTTCTTTGACGTATGGCCGCCCCACTGAAACATGAT
This genomic window contains:
- a CDS encoding putative colanic acid biosynthesis acetyltransferase, with translation MKNLIRLDQYEQAGYSRGRSGAYVLLWWLIQGTLFRFSLHNMYAWRSFLLRLFGANIGKDVLIRSTAKFTYPWKVSIGDFSWIGDHVQFYSLDEIVVGSHCVISQNAYLCTGSHKINDPAFSLEVRPIVIKDGAWVASDVFVYPGVTLHEMAVAAARSTVLKSIPANEIHAGYPAQYLRERFAKEVMA
- a CDS encoding glycosyltransferase family 4 protein, which encodes MENILYIQPYASHVGGVDTVLLQLVQGLDQAKYKPYVVLPEWSPYVEKYEASGATVLFAALAVFGKPTDALYYFRNTVKLVKSMRALRKIVKQYHIKLIHSHKMEVIGGNIVGKMLGIPTLQTVHELPRKPLIAYKFVGYLDHLFNDRIIVLCERSKIMFQWGGHTSKKLIKIHNGIEVAAPSALSETASSLLRQELNLAETDRIVITVARLSPMKGIEYLLKAAHLMKRKKVEQNLHFVIVGDVAFDTDQEYKQGLLAMAQQYKLGNVHFLGMRRDVADLLQQADLFVLPSVYDIFPTVLLEAMAASLPIVATDVGGVPEMLNGANGLLVPPQDELALQKAITSIFEQNYKLMGEEGYSLLQQSFTREQYVKRTTEVYEELLNIG